ATCCGGTGACAAAGTCGTTAAGGGCTTTTACGCTGCGTATTGATGCCGTCGCAAGGGGGGAAAGGACAGTGCCTTTCAGTAACCCGCAGGAACGGCAGCCAAAAGAAATTTTTCCGGGTGTGACCATCCGTACCCTCTGGGGCGAGCACACCATGCTGTCCTTCGTGCACTTTGAGCCCTTCGCTGTCGTCCCACCTCACTCCCACCCACACGAACAGATGGGGGTGCTGCTGGAAGGTGAGTTGGAGTTTACCATCGGCGAGGAAACGCGGGTCTTGCACAAAGGCGATTGCTGGTGGGTGCCTTCGGGTGTCGTCCACTCGGTGCGCAACTTGGACAAACCCAGTGTAGCGTTGGACGTGTTCCATCCCGTCCGTGAGGAATACCGATGACGCAGCAAACGCACCGCTGGGACGCCATCATCATTGGTGCTGGACATAACGGGTTGGTGGCAGCGGCGTATCTGGCTAAGGCAGGGCTGAAAGTTTGCGTGCTGGAACGCCGCTCTGTTATCGGCGGCTGTTGCACGACGGAAACGCTGTGGGGCAAATACAAGGTCTCAACGGCAGCGTATGTGTGTGGCTTGATGCACCCCAAAATCGTCCGCGATCTGCAACTGCCCCGTTATGGCTTTGAAATCTTGCGCCGCGACCCGTCCTCCTTCACGCCGATCCCTGACGGCGACTATTTGCTTTTGGGCAGCGACGAGCGGTTCAACGCCGAACAAATCGCCCGCTTCTCTCGCCGCGATGCTGAAAACTTTTTGCGCTACGAAGCGGCGATGGACAAACTGGCGGCGTTCGTTGAACCGTTGCTGACTTGCGTTCCCCCTCGCTTTCCCGATGCCACGCTCTCTGACTTGCCCACTTATTGCCGCTTGCTGGCGCGTTTCCTGCGATTGCCTCCATCAGAGCGGTCGTTGCTGACGCAACTTTTGACGGGCAGTGCGTGGGATGTGCTGAGCGAATGGTTTGAGAGCGAACCGCTAAAAATCACGCTGGCGACCGACGGCGTGATCGGGACGGCATTACCGCCGACCGCACCGACGACGGGGCTGGTGCTTTTTCACCATGTTATGGGCAGCATCACAGGCAAGCGAGGCGTTTGGGGTTATGTGCGGGGCGGCATGGGCGCGCTCAGCGCCGCCATCGCCACCGTCGCCCGCCAACATGGCGCGACGATTTTAACCGAAACCGAAGTGCAGCAAATTTTGGTGCGCGACGGTGCTGTCGCCGGCGTGGTGTTGGGAGACGGGACGGAAATCGCCAGTCGCGTCGTTTTGTCCAACGCTGACCCCAAACGCACTTTTTTGCAATTGCTACCCGAAGGCGTTCTGCCTGAAGAGTTTGTGCGAAAAGTGCAACGCATCAAGATGAGTGCCGCTGCGTTCAAGGTCAACCTCGTCGCCGATGGGTTGCCTGAATTTCGGGGCGTGCGGGGCGACACGCACGGGCACTTGCGCTCCACCATTCACCTTTGCCCGTCCCTCGCATTTTTACAGCAGGCTTACGCCGACTATCAGCGCAACGAGCCGTCACAGCAGCCGATGGTGGAGATGTGCATCCCGACCGTTTTAGACGCGACCCTTGCGTCTGATGGCAAGCACATCGTTTCGCTGTTCGTGCAGTATGCGCCTTATGAACCTGTCGGCGGATGGCAGCGATGGAAGGACGAATTTGTGCGGCGCATCCTTGCCGTCGTGGACGAATTTGCCCCCTATTTTTCGGCACGCGTCGTGCACTTACAAGCGCTTTCGCCAAAAGACTTGGAAGCCGAATTGGGGCTAACAGGCGGCAACATCTTTCACGGTGACCTTACACCCGACCAAATGTTCGTCTTTCGCCCCATCGCTGGTTGGGCGCAATATCGGACACCCGTGCGGGGCTTGTATCTGTGTGGCGCCGGGACACATCCGGGCGGCGGCGTGATTGGGGCTGCGGGGCACAACGCCGCAATGGTCGTGTTGCAGGATTGGCGGCGTAGGTCTTAGGGACAATTAACGGGTCACGCCTACCATCGTTGCAACTGCACTTGCGCCTGTAAACCTTGCACGGTGGCAGCGTCTACATAGCCTGGACCGTCCACCAGCACATTCGCTGTGCCCGTCGCGACCGCAAACGCTAACGCGCGTTCAAACGGCAACCGCAAGGTTAACAACGCGTGAAGCAGTCCACCCAGCAACGCATCGCCTGAGCCGACCGTGTTAACGACGGCGACGGGTGGCGGGACGGCTTTCCAAATGCCGTCTTTCGTGCCGCCAAAAGCCCCCGCCGCTCCCAACGAAACGACGACATAGCAGATGCCCTTTTGCGTCAGGCAGCGAATGGCTTGGGCGATTTGTTCATCGGTGTCCATCGGTTTGCCCAACGCTTCCGCCAATTCGGACCGATTGGGTTTGATAAGCGTAGGCGCAGCGGTTAAGCCTAAGCGCAAGGGGTTGCCGCTGGTGTCCAAAGCGACGGAAACGCCGTGCTGACGGGCTAACGCGATCAGTTGAGCGTAAGTGTCTTCGGGCAAGCCCAAGGGCAATGACCCACACAGCGCTACCCAATGGGCGTTGCGCAAGTGGCGCATGAAGGTGCTGCGAAAAGCGTCCCACTCATCGGCAGCAATCGCCGGTCCGCTTTCAACGAGATGGCATTCCAAACCTTGCACGGGGTCACGCAAAGTCAGGTTGAGACGGGTCGGTTGAGTGATGGCAGTGAAATCGTGCGGGATAGATTCAGCGTTCAACGCCGCTTGCAGCCATTCGCCTGTCATGCCACCGACGAAACCGAGACACACCGCAGGCGTGCCCAATCGCCTCAACACCCGCGCGACATTGACGCCTTTGCCCGACGGGTAGACGAAAGTTTCCGCCACCCGCACGACCCGCGTCCAACGAAAGTCGGGCACGACGACCGTTTTGTCCACGGCAGGGTTAAGCGTTACCGCTACTACCATCGCAGTCACCCTCACAATCGCGCCGATCACATTTTGGCTGTGCCGCGTTGACAAGCAGCACAACCGTGAAGGGATCGGGTTGTGCTTTGTTGAATTTCCTTTCGGCAGCGCCTCGGAGGGCGCATCTTTTGATGCGCCGATTGCTTTTCGGCGGCTCGGAGAGCCGCTCTCCGAACGAACCCTCGGCAT
The DNA window shown above is from bacterium HR17 and carries:
- the crtI_1 gene encoding Phytoene desaturase (lycopene-forming), with the protein product MTQQTHRWDAIIIGAGHNGLVAAAYLAKAGLKVCVLERRSVIGGCCTTETLWGKYKVSTAAYVCGLMHPKIVRDLQLPRYGFEILRRDPSSFTPIPDGDYLLLGSDERFNAEQIARFSRRDAENFLRYEAAMDKLAAFVEPLLTCVPPRFPDATLSDLPTYCRLLARFLRLPPSERSLLTQLLTGSAWDVLSEWFESEPLKITLATDGVIGTALPPTAPTTGLVLFHHVMGSITGKRGVWGYVRGGMGALSAAIATVARQHGATILTETEVQQILVRDGAVAGVVLGDGTEIASRVVLSNADPKRTFLQLLPEGVLPEEFVRKVQRIKMSAAAFKVNLVADGLPEFRGVRGDTHGHLRSTIHLCPSLAFLQQAYADYQRNEPSQQPMVEMCIPTVLDATLASDGKHIVSLFVQYAPYEPVGGWQRWKDEFVRRILAVVDEFAPYFSARVVHLQALSPKDLEAELGLTGGNIFHGDLTPDQMFVFRPIAGWAQYRTPVRGLYLCGAGTHPGGGVIGAAGHNAAMVVLQDWRRRS
- the lacC gene encoding Tagatose-6-phosphate kinase; amino-acid sequence: MVVAVTLNPAVDKTVVVPDFRWTRVVRVAETFVYPSGKGVNVARVLRRLGTPAVCLGFVGGMTGEWLQAALNAESIPHDFTAITQPTRLNLTLRDPVQGLECHLVESGPAIAADEWDAFRSTFMRHLRNAHWVALCGSLPLGLPEDTYAQLIALARQHGVSVALDTSGNPLRLGLTAAPTLIKPNRSELAEALGKPMDTDEQIAQAIRCLTQKGICYVVVSLGAAGAFGGTKDGIWKAVPPPVAVVNTVGSGDALLGGLLHALLTLRLPFERALAFAVATGTANVLVDGPGYVDAATVQGLQAQVQLQRW